The Lipingzhangella halophila genomic interval TCCCAAGTCGCGCGGCACCGACGACCTCTTCAGCAGGGTCCACCTCGGCCGCGCCTCGCAGGTCATCGTGGACCAGGTCCGCATGCTCCTCCGCGACGACAAGCTCAAGCCCGGCGACCGCCTACCCAGCGAGCGCGAGCTCTGCGAGCGCTTCGGGGTCAGCCGGGTCACCGTCCGCGAGGCACTGCGCGTACTGGAGGCCAGCGGTCTGGTCGAGATCCGCGTCGGCGCCCACGGCGGTGCCTTCGTCACCACACCCTCCAACGAGCGGGTCGGGGAGAGCCTCGCGGACCTCATCACGCTGTCGCCCCTGACCGCCAGCCAGGTCACCGAAGCCCGCATTGTGTTCGAGCTGGGCATCATCCCCCTCGTGGTCGAGCGCGCCACCGCCGAGGACATCGCCGACCTGCGCGCCCTGGTCACCCAGGGGCAGCAGGCGCTCGACGAGGACAGTTACACCATGGAGATGTCCGCCGCGTTCCACGTCCGCTTCGCGGCGTGCACCCACAACGCGGCCATCGAGACGCTGGTGCAGAGCTTCCACGGCCCGATGCTGCTCTCGCTGCAGAAGGCCCGCGATGTCGCCCCGCTCATGGGCCATCGCGGTGCCGCCGAGCACGCCGACCTGGTCACCGCCGTCGAGCACCGCGACGTCGAGAAGGCCCGCTTCATCATGCGCCAGCACCTGCAGCGGACCGCCCAGCGCCTGGAGAACGTCGCCACCGACTCCGACAGCGCCGAGGGCGCTGCCGAAGACGCCACCGAGTGACGGCCGTGGGGTGGGGCCCGCGCGCCGGCCCCACCCCACGGCCCGAATCCGGGCCTCCCCTGGTCAGAGCAGGTTCACCTGCAGCACCAGTTCCATGAGCACGAACACGAACGCCCACACCGCGGCGGTCACCACCGCTGCGGTCCGCCAACGCGTACGCCCGATGAGCACCATGGTGCCGAAGGTGAGGACCGGCACCGCGATCAGGTAGCCCACCAGCCACACCAGGAAGATGAAGCCGGTCAGCGCCAGCGTCGTGTACAACGGCGCCCGCCAGCCCGCCTCGGCCGGTTCCTCCCCGGATCCGGCCGGCCGCTCCGCGGCCCGGCACGTGGCGGTGAGAGGTTCTCAGAATCCTGAGGACAGGAATCCGGCCCACCGCGCAGCGGAGCCGTGGTAACCATCGCCCCCGAGGTCAGCGGATCATCGGTCGGCCGGCGCCGCTGTCGACCCAGGCGAAGCCGCCCTGGGGCATGGCGAACGGTCAGCCGCAGATGGCCTCGTCCAGGAACGCGTCAACAGTGTCGTCGGGGTCACCGCTGAAGTCGGGCGTGAGCGCGATCGTAACCTGGTGCCGCCGGTCCTCCGTCGAGTACGACCAGGACTGGTACGCCAGGGCATCGCCGTCGTTGCCGTACACACGGACCCCACACGAGGTGTCCCGCCAGGCCAGCCCGAGCCCGTACGTCTCGCCCTCCACACCCGGCGTCGTCATCTCGTCGAGCCGGTCATCCGACAGCAGGCGGCCATCGAGCAGTGCGGCGACGAACTGGTTGAGGTCCTTCGTCGTGGAGATCAGCTCGCCACCCGCGCCCAACACCGACGGATTCATCTCGGTGAAGTCGACGAGGTGCGTATCGCCGTCCCGCTCTGTTGGCACGTAGCCGTGCGGATGCGGACCGCCGATCCGCGGCGACTCCCCCGGCATCGCGGTGCCGCTCAACCGCAACGGTTGGATGACCCGCCGCTCGATCTCCTCACCGTACGACCGGCCGGTGGCCTCCTCGACGATCTGGCCGAGCAGGACGTAGCCGGTGTTGGAGTACTCGTACTCCGAACCCGGCGGTTCGAACGTCGGGGGGTTCGCCACGGCGCGCCCGACCAGCTCGTCCGCGGTCCAGGTTCGCCACCGGTTGTCCAGGAACTCCGGATCCGGTGGCAACGTAAGGGTCTTCCGGTAGTCGTACAACCCGCTGGTGTGGTTCAGAAGCTGGCGCACGGTGATGCGGTCGCCATCCGGTACGGCTCCGGGCAGCCACTCCTCGACCGTGTCGTCCAGCCGCAGCCGGCCCTCGTCGACGAGCTGCAGAATGGCGGTGGCCAGGAACGTCTTCGTCACGCTGCCCGCCCGGAACCGGCCCTGGGCCGGGACCTCCCGCGTCGTGCCCCGCTCGGCGACACCGCTGGTGCCGCGCCACACGCCATGCTCGTCACGCACCTCCGCCAGCGCGCCCACCGCCCCAGCGGCCACGACGTCGTCCAGCCGACTCTGCAGCCCCGGGCGATCCTCATCCTCCGACTCGGCAGTGGCAACGGCCGGCGCCGCGACCACCGCCAACGCCGTCGTCGCGGTCACCAGCACCCGAGACACCCGCTTCATCCCGACCTCTCCGATCTCCGTGGGCAGTCCGTCGCGGCCAGCCTGACGAAGCGGAGGAACCGGGCACATCCGGGAACGCCCTGGCTCGCCCCCCGGGATTCGCCCGCTCCCCCTCCGGAGTTCGTGGGGGCCAGATCACGGCGGACTCCGCCGCCTCGGGGGCGAACAGCTCCTCGGGGCGCAGCTCCCGGTCGGAGAGCCCCTGTTCGTGGTGGTAGCGCAGGAACGTGGCCAGTGTTTCGCGGTTGGCGCCGAGCCCACAGGGCCAGTAGTCGCCCCCCCAGTAGCTCCACGGTCTCCTCCAGTTGCTGGTTGAGCCGCGAAAGCATGAACCGCAGCACCGAGGAACCGTGCAGCCGGTCGAAGACCTCGTTCTTGGCCTGGGTGAACGCCTTGTACAGCGACTGGGCCACCCATGGGTACCGCTCGTAGACGCCGCGCCGGATTATGGTTAGTCCAATAAATCTCCAGGGCCCGTAAGGTCGCCGTTACCGCCAGTACTCGCCAATGGCACACAGTTGCAACCAATTTGCAAGAGCTTTATGGTCGCTCTGGCCGCGATGGCTGCGGCAACGAGCGAAGGGAGAGTGCCTGATGGCACGATGGCGGGCGTTCGTACTGGTCATCGCACTGGCAGGGACATCGTGCGGTGGTTCCGGCGCGGGTGGGGACACCGCGGAGCCGGCGGTCGCCACAACGGTGGCTCCGATCACCGACATCACCGAACGGATCGCCGGCGACGACGCCGAGGTCACGGGCATCGTCCCGCCCGGCGTCGACAGCCACACCTTCGAGCCGGGGCCCTCGGTCGTCCGGGACGTCGCCGGCGCCCGGCTGTTCATCGCCAACGGGCTGCACCTGGAGGAGTCGTCGCTGGAGATCGCCGAGGCCAACCTGCCCGACGACGGGGAGATCGTCACCCTGGCTGACCAGGTGGTGACCGAGGACGAGTGGGTCTACGACTTCACGTTCCCCGAGGAGGCCGGGGTGCCCAACCCGCACCTGTGGACCTCCCCGCCGATGGCCGCCGAGTACGCCCGGATCATCGCCGGGGAGCTGGAGCGCGTCGACCCCGGCAACGCCGAGGGCTACCAGGAACGCTACGACGCGTACTCCGACCTGCTGGCGGAGCTGGACGCGGCGATCGAGGAGGCGGTGCGGACCGTCCCCGAGGACAACCGCAAGCTGGTCACCTACCACGACTCCTTCCCCTACTTCGCTCCCCACTACGGCTTCGAGGTGGTCGGGGCGGTGCAGCCCGCCGACTTCTCCGAGCCCTCCGTCTCGGAGGTGGCCGAGCTCATCGACCAGATCGAGCGCGAGGAGGTACCCGCGGTCTTCGGCTCCGAGGTGTTCCCCTCGGACGTCCTGGAGCAGATCGCCGAGGAGAGCGGAGCCCGCTACGTCGACGAGCTGCGCGACGACGAGCTGCCCGGAGAGCCGGGCGATCCCGAGCACAGCTATGTCGGGATGATGCTGGCCAACTCCCGCGCGATCGTCGACGCGCTCGGAGGCGACCCGGCCGCGCTCGACGCGGTCGACCCGGCCTGAGACAGCGCCATGACACCAGCGCCCCCGCCTCCGGCCGTGCGCATCACCGGTGCCGATCTCGGATACGGCCGCGCACCGGTCCTTAGCGGCGTCGACCTGCACATCGAGCCGGGCGGGTTCATCGGGGCGGTCGGGCCGTCCGGCTCCGGAAAGACGACCCTGATCCGGGCGCTGACTGGGGGCTGCCGCCTGCTGCGCGGCGGTGTCAGCGTGTTCGGCGCGCCGGTGCGCCACGGCCGGCCCAGCCGCGACGTCGGCTACGTGCCGCAGGTCGGAGCGGCCGACACCTCGTTTCCCATCACCGTGGAACAGGTTGCCCTGCAGGGGCTCGGCAACGGCCTCCGGCCCTGGCACACCGCCGGGGAGCGGCACGCCGCCCGCGCCATCCTCGCGCGGCTCGGGCTGGAGCCGCTCGCCCGGCAGGCCATCGCGGAGCTGTCCGGTGGGGAGCTGCAGCGGGCGTTCCTGGCGCGTGCGCTGGTGCGGCGTCCGCGACTGCTGCTGCTCGACGAGCCCACCTCCGGCGTGGACCTGCGGACGCGGCACGACGTGCTGCACCTGCTCGCGGAGCTGAACGCCGAGGGGATGACGGTCGTCCTGACCACCCATGACCTGAACTTCGTGGCCACGCACCTGCCCCGGCTGGTCTGCCTGGCCGGCCGCGTGGTGGCCGACGGCCCGCCCGAGGCCGTTCTCCACCCGCCGGTGCTGCGCGCCACCTACGGGGCGGAGGTCCGCGTCATCCACGACGGGAACCTGGTGCTCGTGGCCGACCCGGCGCCGCTGCTCGCCGGGGCCGGCCAGGAGCCGGCCCCGGCCGCGGCGGCGGTCCGGGGCCATGAGGAGCCACCGTGGAGTGTCTGACCGACCCGTTCGTCGCCTACGACTACTTCGGCCGTGCGCTGCTGGCCCTGGTTCTCGCCGGGGCCACGTGCGCGGCCCTCGGCGCGTTCGTGGTGGTGCGCCGGATGTCCTACATCGCCCATGGGCTCTCCCACTCGGTCATCGGCGGTGCGGCCGTGGCCGGGCTGCTCAACGTCAGCCTGCTGCTCGGGGCCGGCGTGTGGGCGTTCGTGTCGGCGGTGCTGATCGACCGGGTGAGCCGGCGGCACGGGCTGCACGCCGACACCGCGATCGGGATCGTGACGACGGCGTCGTTCGCCGCCGGCATCGCCATCATCAGCGCGGCGCGCGACATCCGGCTCAACCTGGACGCCTTCCTGTTCGGCTCGGTGCTCGGTGTCTCCGAGTCGGATGTGCTGCTCATCGGCACGGTGGCCGCGGTGGTCGCGGCGGTGCTGTTCGCCCGTTACCGGCCCCTTCTGTTCACCACCTTCGACCCCGGCGTGGCCGCCGCCCACGGGGTGCGCGTCGGCCGCTGCGAGGCACTGTTCGCGCTGCTTCTCACCGCTGGCATCGTCGCGTCGATGCGGGTCCTCGGCGTCCTGCTGGTCGCCGCCGCGGTGGCCATCCCGCCGGCGACGGCGCGGCTGCTGACCAACCGGTTCGAACGCATGCTGCTGCTGTCCGCCTTCTTCGGCGCGGCGGCCGCGGTGCCCGGGATGTACCTGTCGTGGTACGCCGACATCGCCTCGGGTCCCGCGGTCGTGCTCAGCCAGACCGCCCTCCTCGCCCTGGCCTGGCTGTACGCGGGGGCGCTGCGGGCGTGGGCCGCAGCCTCCGCGTAGCGCCCCACAGCTTCTCCCGGCGCTCACCCGGTCGCGGAACAGTCAACCCCACCAGGAACGCGTTCCGCCATGCCCAGCCCGCAGTGGATGATCAGCCTTGACGGAATTGGTAAAATTGTCAATCCTTTAGCGCTTCACGGGTGATGTGGCGGGCCCCACACCGGCTCACCGGCGCGAAACGCCGAACCCGCCCGCATGCGCCTGGACACCACCCGCGGCGGCGGAACCCCCACCGCCATCCCGGAGGAGGACCTCGCGGAGCTCCCGGACCTCGGTCCGGGGTTCAACGACACCCTCGTCTGGCAGCAGGAGGTCGCCCGGCTCGCCCTCGCCGGCCTCGATATTTGACCACGTCCGGCACCGTTCGGATCATCACGGCGCGGGGGCTCACCACGCCGCGGCACGGGCGTCCGGCCAGTCCCGCGGTTCGGCGACCCAGCCGGCGAGCAGGACGAGCCCGCTGGGCCGGTGCGTGGCCAGGAAACCGAACGGCCGGTCGATGCGGACACTCAGCTCGTACGCCGTGCCCGCGGAGCCCCCCATCGGGAACGCCCCCGCGGTAGTGACCGCGGCCGCCGTGAATCCCTCCGCGCTGAAGTCGGCGGTGGCATCCTGCCGAGCCTGGCCGATGCCTAAGGGGAACTCGCTGATCCGGGGAAAGTGCCCGTGTGCCGCGAGGGTGGAGACCGCGGCGAGACCGAACAGCTCCGCGCGTTCCAGGAGGTCATGCTGGGCAGAGACGGTGAAGCGCGTGGTCGTGACGGTCAGAACGGGCTCCGGGCTGAAAGCGGCGACCTGCCGCAGTTCCACACCCGGAGCCCCGCGGACCCGACGCGCCTTCAGCAGGTCGGCTCCGCGGCGCACGCGGTGGCGGCCGTTGAACGTCTCGATCCCAGCGGTGACGACATCGTTCGGCGCGCGGCCGGCCTTCCCCACCAGAAGGTGCACGTCGAGGTCATCCTCCCCCTCCACGGTGACCAGCGTGACCGCTCCCGACGAGGTCGCGGCGACGGCGAGCTGGTCAAGATCGCCTGTACTGCGCCTGAGGGCCGATATGGGGCGTTCGCGTGCGGCCCACGGCCCGTCCTTCGGAAGGTGCGCCACATCGTCGAACGGCGTGCGCCACCGCGTCCGGATGCTCAGCGCGGTCGCCAGCACCAGCAGAGTGTCGGGATCGACGCTGATCGGCATCCGGGTCAGCCGCCCATCGGTATGCCGTCGCACCCACTCGTCCAACCGGGCCTGGTCGGTGGCGGTATCTCCGGCCAGCTCACCCTGAGCTGTGCTGGGGACGGTGTCGCGCCACCAGGGGTCGATCAAAAGATCGGCGCGCGCCCACACGCCCAGAGCCGCGCGGGTCGAGGCGCTTGCGGCGACGAGGTCCAGCAGCTCGCACGCGTGCCGTTCGGCACCGTCGGTGTCGACGCCCGCGGCCGCCGCCAGCTCGCGCCGGCCGGCACCGTCCGCGGCTGCGGCCAGAAGTGCCAAGAGCGGCCACAATCCGGCGCCCGAAAGTGCGGTCGACGTGTCGGTGCTGGTGCCTTCAGCCGCCACCCACCGGGCCGTCAGAGTGTTGGCGGCGCGCACTGCCTCACCTGTCATGGGAACTCCACCATCGACTGCTCTTCTCTCGGATCTCCCGCACTTTCGCACCATGCGGCGGCACGGCGCAGCAGTGTGACCGGTACCGGCACCGGAAGAGGCGGCACGGCCGTACGGGCGGTACGTCAACCGCCGTCCTGTAGGCTCCGCGGTCATGCGGATCGACCTGGTCACGATCATCGTTGACGACTACGACCACGCCATCGGGTTCTTCGTCGATACCCTGGGGTTCGACCTGGTGGAGGACTCGCCGTCGCGGACCAACGACGGCCGGCCGAAGCGGTGGGTGGTCGTCCGCCCTCCGGGCGGGGAAACGGGCATCCTGCTCGCCCGCGCGGACGGTACGGAGCAGTCCGCCGCTGTCGGAAACCAGATCGCCGGCCGGGTCGGGTTCTTTCTGCGGGTCGACGACTTCGACGCCGCCCACGAACGCATGGTGGCCGCCGGCGTCGAGTTCGTGACCGTTCCGCGCACCGAGCCCTACGGGCGGGTCGCCGTGTTCACCGACATCGCCGGCAACCGCTGGGACCTGCTCGGCCCACCGTGAGCCCGGCGGTGGGCGCACTGGCGGGTCAGCTGGAGCGCGTGCCGGAAGGGCGCGTGTAACGGTGTTTGACGCCGACGGGGAAATACTCCGGGTCGCCGGCCGGGAGCAGGGCCGTGTGCGGGAGCTGGCGCTCGGGGGGCACGTAGTTCGCGAACTCGCTGTTGAGGCGGAGCAGCTGGTCCCGGACCGACTCAGCGACCGTCCGTTGCCGGTCCACCGTGGGCTCCTCGCCGGGCGCCAGTTCGACGACGAGCCGCAACTGCCGGTCGCTGTCGGCGTCCTCCGCGGTCTCCAGGACGAACTTTCCGGTGACCCAGGCGCTCACCTCCGCCTGTTCCAGCCCCACCGTGACGTTCTCCGGGTAGATGTTCGCTCCGAAGTAGGACACGGTGAACTGGGACCGGCCGAACACGTACGCGAAAGGCAGCCGCCGGGCGGAGCCCACCTCGTCGGGACCAAGGTCGAGGCCGTGGCGCGCGCAGAACGCGAGCATGTCGCCGTAGGAGACCAGTCCCCCCTCGTCGGCGATGTGGTACCGGATCAGCGGCACGCCGTTGTCCCCGGAGAACAGCAGCGTCCCCTCGTGGGTCTCGAAGTACCGGTGGGTGGGGTCGTACTGGACCAGGGTCGGCAGCCGCGACTCGCCGAACAGCTCCCGCGCGGCGCCGGGGTTGGCGGCCAGGAACCGGCGGACACGTACCGACAGCGGTGTCTCGTGGCCGAGCACACCGGCGTCCGCGGTTCCGTACAGGGCCGCTGAGTCGTGGTCGGGGTCGGTCATTCCCGACCGCTGGCCCACCAGGGCGCGCCACTCCTCGCTGAACACCTCTCCGGCCAGCACCAGCTTGAGGGAGTAGCGCGCCCACTCCACTCCGGCGGCGGGTCCGCTGTCGATCACGTCCTTGACGAACGGGGGGTACCCGAGGAGCACCACCTGGTCGACATGCGGCCCCAGCTCGGGGATCACCCGCAGGATCTCGGCCTTGTTGTTGCCCGGAGCCACCACCGTGACCGGGTACCCCTTGGCCGCCAGGTGGCGGACACAGGCTGTGGTGTACAGCCCGCCCACCCAGGTGCCCAGCGGAAAGCACACCACCGCGAGCGTGCTTCGCTGGTCTGCTGCGAAGCTGTCGGCGAACACCCGCTCGAACTGGGTGGCCACGCTCAGCTCGTCGGTCAAGAAGCGCGGCCAGAATGTGGGCTGGCCGGTGGAGCCGGAGG includes:
- a CDS encoding FadR/GntR family transcriptional regulator, translated to MARNDASAPKSRGTDDLFSRVHLGRASQVIVDQVRMLLRDDKLKPGDRLPSERELCERFGVSRVTVREALRVLEASGLVEIRVGAHGGAFVTTPSNERVGESLADLITLSPLTASQVTEARIVFELGIIPLVVERATAEDIADLRALVTQGQQALDEDSYTMEMSAAFHVRFAACTHNAAIETLVQSFHGPMLLSLQKARDVAPLMGHRGAAEHADLVTAVEHRDVEKARFIMRQHLQRTAQRLENVATDSDSAEGAAEDATE
- a CDS encoding serine hydrolase domain-containing protein, which produces MKRVSRVLVTATTALAVVAAPAVATAESEDEDRPGLQSRLDDVVAAGAVGALAEVRDEHGVWRGTSGVAERGTTREVPAQGRFRAGSVTKTFLATAILQLVDEGRLRLDDTVEEWLPGAVPDGDRITVRQLLNHTSGLYDYRKTLTLPPDPEFLDNRWRTWTADELVGRAVANPPTFEPPGSEYEYSNTGYVLLGQIVEEATGRSYGEEIERRVIQPLRLSGTAMPGESPRIGGPHPHGYVPTERDGDTHLVDFTEMNPSVLGAGGELISTTKDLNQFVAALLDGRLLSDDRLDEMTTPGVEGETYGLGLAWRDTSCGVRVYGNDGDALAYQSWSYSTEDRRHQVTIALTPDFSGDPDDTVDAFLDEAICG
- a CDS encoding metal ABC transporter substrate-binding protein, whose amino-acid sequence is MARWRAFVLVIALAGTSCGGSGAGGDTAEPAVATTVAPITDITERIAGDDAEVTGIVPPGVDSHTFEPGPSVVRDVAGARLFIANGLHLEESSLEIAEANLPDDGEIVTLADQVVTEDEWVYDFTFPEEAGVPNPHLWTSPPMAAEYARIIAGELERVDPGNAEGYQERYDAYSDLLAELDAAIEEAVRTVPEDNRKLVTYHDSFPYFAPHYGFEVVGAVQPADFSEPSVSEVAELIDQIEREEVPAVFGSEVFPSDVLEQIAEESGARYVDELRDDELPGEPGDPEHSYVGMMLANSRAIVDALGGDPAALDAVDPA
- a CDS encoding metal ABC transporter ATP-binding protein, whose translation is MTPAPPPPAVRITGADLGYGRAPVLSGVDLHIEPGGFIGAVGPSGSGKTTLIRALTGGCRLLRGGVSVFGAPVRHGRPSRDVGYVPQVGAADTSFPITVEQVALQGLGNGLRPWHTAGERHAARAILARLGLEPLARQAIAELSGGELQRAFLARALVRRPRLLLLDEPTSGVDLRTRHDVLHLLAELNAEGMTVVLTTHDLNFVATHLPRLVCLAGRVVADGPPEAVLHPPVLRATYGAEVRVIHDGNLVLVADPAPLLAGAGQEPAPAAAAVRGHEEPPWSV
- a CDS encoding metal ABC transporter permease, whose protein sequence is MECLTDPFVAYDYFGRALLALVLAGATCAALGAFVVVRRMSYIAHGLSHSVIGGAAVAGLLNVSLLLGAGVWAFVSAVLIDRVSRRHGLHADTAIGIVTTASFAAGIAIISAARDIRLNLDAFLFGSVLGVSESDVLLIGTVAAVVAAVLFARYRPLLFTTFDPGVAAAHGVRVGRCEALFALLLTAGIVASMRVLGVLLVAAAVAIPPATARLLTNRFERMLLLSAFFGAAAAVPGMYLSWYADIASGPAVVLSQTALLALAWLYAGALRAWAAASA
- a CDS encoding serpin family protein, producing MTGEAVRAANTLTARWVAAEGTSTDTSTALSGAGLWPLLALLAAAADGAGRRELAAAAGVDTDGAERHACELLDLVAASASTRAALGVWARADLLIDPWWRDTVPSTAQGELAGDTATDQARLDEWVRRHTDGRLTRMPISVDPDTLLVLATALSIRTRWRTPFDDVAHLPKDGPWAARERPISALRRSTGDLDQLAVAATSSGAVTLVTVEGEDDLDVHLLVGKAGRAPNDVVTAGIETFNGRHRVRRGADLLKARRVRGAPGVELRQVAAFSPEPVLTVTTTRFTVSAQHDLLERAELFGLAAVSTLAAHGHFPRISEFPLGIGQARQDATADFSAEGFTAAAVTTAGAFPMGGSAGTAYELSVRIDRPFGFLATHRPSGLVLLAGWVAEPRDWPDARAAAW
- a CDS encoding VOC family protein, with protein sequence MRIDLVTIIVDDYDHAIGFFVDTLGFDLVEDSPSRTNDGRPKRWVVVRPPGGETGILLARADGTEQSAAVGNQIAGRVGFFLRVDDFDAAHERMVAAGVEFVTVPRTEPYGRVAVFTDIAGNRWDLLGPP
- a CDS encoding phenylacetate--CoA ligase family protein translates to MDADRPDLVVAALREFFSTRPPAPDDPEAHVVDLFHRVADSVPAYRHFLRANNVDPDTVRSFTDFRQLPLLSKENYHRRYPLPQLCRDGRMDGCDMVAVSSGSTGQPTFWPRFLTDELSVATQFERVFADSFAADQRSTLAVVCFPLGTWVGGLYTTACVRHLAAKGYPVTVVAPGNNKAEILRVIPELGPHVDQVVLLGYPPFVKDVIDSGPAAGVEWARYSLKLVLAGEVFSEEWRALVGQRSGMTDPDHDSAALYGTADAGVLGHETPLSVRVRRFLAANPGAARELFGESRLPTLVQYDPTHRYFETHEGTLLFSGDNGVPLIRYHIADEGGLVSYGDMLAFCARHGLDLGPDEVGSARRLPFAYVFGRSQFTVSYFGANIYPENVTVGLEQAEVSAWVTGKFVLETAEDADSDRQLRLVVELAPGEEPTVDRQRTVAESVRDQLLRLNSEFANYVPPERQLPHTALLPAGDPEYFPVGVKHRYTRPSGTRSS